In the genome of Bacillus sp. S3, one region contains:
- a CDS encoding autoinducer 2 ABC transporter substrate-binding protein, which yields MRKKYFLFLFVLFILSGCGVIGDQSSKYEIVYNGEVHNQKKAVETRGPRPGGPYTIALVTKIEGAPYFNAAKMGALEAGEDLGVNVLFKGPSTSSWEEQEQIIEELIEQKVDCIAVAANDPEKLGTVLQRAKDNGIKVITWDADTNPEYRSFYINMVDPEIYGRHLLDLLASEVNEQGSYAITTGSPTAANLNDWIKWIKVHNAEYYPNMKLVEIVPTNEDKNKSYLAAKSLIEKHPDLKGIIGVSTLNPPGAAYAVKDAGKAGKIKVVGVSTPQLMKTALKDGSAQTATLWSPQKLGYLTVRLAKNLLNGEMPHSGQRIQKIGVIEFDNDVVIMDQPIDFTKENVDQYDF from the coding sequence CCTGTTCGTTCTTTTCATTCTAAGCGGTTGTGGTGTAATTGGAGATCAATCTTCAAAGTATGAGATTGTTTATAATGGTGAGGTACATAATCAAAAGAAGGCAGTTGAAACAAGGGGACCAAGACCAGGTGGACCGTACACGATTGCGCTTGTCACTAAAATTGAGGGGGCCCCTTACTTCAATGCTGCGAAAATGGGTGCGCTGGAAGCTGGGGAAGATTTGGGGGTAAATGTTCTATTTAAAGGGCCTTCGACATCCAGCTGGGAAGAGCAGGAACAAATCATAGAGGAATTGATTGAACAAAAAGTTGATTGCATTGCGGTTGCTGCCAACGATCCCGAAAAATTAGGTACCGTATTGCAAAGGGCAAAAGATAATGGAATAAAAGTAATCACGTGGGATGCGGATACGAATCCGGAGTACCGAAGTTTCTATATTAATATGGTTGATCCGGAAATATATGGGCGGCATCTTTTGGATTTGCTTGCATCGGAAGTTAATGAGCAGGGAAGCTATGCGATTACGACGGGTTCGCCTACGGCAGCCAACTTAAATGATTGGATTAAGTGGATTAAAGTCCATAATGCAGAATATTATCCGAATATGAAGCTGGTTGAAATTGTACCCACAAATGAAGATAAAAACAAATCTTATTTGGCAGCAAAAAGTTTAATAGAAAAGCACCCGGATCTAAAAGGGATCATTGGCGTATCGACCCTCAATCCGCCAGGGGCTGCCTATGCTGTAAAAGATGCCGGTAAGGCAGGTAAAATAAAAGTGGTAGGGGTATCAACCCCCCAATTAATGAAAACTGCCTTAAAGGATGGATCTGCCCAAACAGCCACACTATGGAGTCCGCAGAAATTAGGGTATTTAACGGTCAGGCTGGCTAAAAATTTGCTGAACGGGGAAATGCCGCATAGCGGGCAAAGAATTCAAAAAATTGGCGTCATTGAGTTTGACAACGATGTCGTAATCATGGACCAGCCAATTGATTTTACAAAGGAAAATGTTGATCAGTATGATTTTTAA